tgtcgcacgacctattttgaatcaatttagaaaatggccattccgtaggtcctccggattgtggccggaatggatccgagtgggccaggaaccctgaaaatataattcccataattgctttggaaaatcatgaagtttgaggtgtcgcacggcctattttgaatcaatttagaaaatggccattccgtaggtcctccggattgtggccggaatggatccgagtgggctaggaaccctgaaaatataattcccataattgctttggaaaatcatgaagtttgaggtgtcgcacgacctattttgaatcaatttagaaaatggccattccgtaggtcctccggattgtggccggaatggatccgagtgggccaggaaccctgaaaatataattcccataattgctttggaaaatcatgaagtttgaggtgtcgcacgacctattttgaatcaatttagaaaatggccattccgtaggtccccggatgtagccagattgagtccgagtgggccaggaacccccaaaatatcattcgcatcattgctttgtgaaatcatgaagtttgaggtgtcgcacgacctgttttgacttaaaattgtaaatggccacttattttgggtacaactgaccccaacggaatctggaataattctagaaccgtactgtggatagcctcgaaactagtataaatcaaaaattgggatccatccggatggaatgcaacttgttgcgaaagaatcggtcaagaaatgcggtttttacggcagtttggatttttgaaagcccttaaaaacaaacgttggggacggaaaggtttcAATGGATACTTTCCGTCGTAATTAATACCGTcaaacggggtgacttgcaacacatgggttttccacaagtttttgtttttttacaataaaaatataccCAAACATTGACCTATGTCGTCACGCATCCCTAGTTAACATTGTATTTGTTGAGCCTAGTTGGTATTTAGGTGAAAATATAGCTCACTGttgtttttttgtattattttgtaAAACTGTTTCGTTTATTGAAAGTCGAACGTCGTAAATCGTAAGTTCGTGTAGcaaactgaaaataatttcaccaaaatcgaTCCCCTCTCCAGTTACAATACCTAATTAGGTATGTAATTCCGCAACAACTATAGAATAATAATattgtttgtttttgaaatatcaACTTTTTTGAAATTAGTCCTCctgcggggtgacttgcaacagctGTTACACGATAgtttatttttcgaaaactgctgatttagtttttatttttttttttcagcattgaTTTTATGTTTTAGAATTCCTTTACCACGCCACGAAACTACAAGAAACCTGCAGGAAGTCACATGTATGCTaatttttcaactttgataaaGCAGCGGTAGAagttaaaaattaatttgttcATCCGGGAAGCCGCTTGGCGATACGATTTGTCCCTAACAACAATTTTCATTAATCCTTATACAGAAAATAGTAAAACTAAGACTTAAGGTGGTCAAACAGTGTTGAATCCCCAAAAAGATCCAATACTTGTGGATGTTTTACTGCTTGCGGCGGAAATGCCTTTTCAAAATAATGATCTTAACATAATCGTGGTAATTTGGATGCCTGGGAAAGAAAGTAAAACCGTTTTAAATACAACTATCCAGGGAACGGTGATGGTGCACACCATTCTTAAACCGACATAAAGCACTTTCAACCTTTCAAACCGATGACTTAAAAATATCAATCGATCCGTTGAAATCGTAACAAAAAATCGGAATGAGGGGAGGGGGATCCCTCCAGTACAGCCCCTACATTGACAGTGGTAAAGAATGACCCAGGATGAAAAATCACTATGATTAAGTTGTTCTAAATCATGTTATGATTgaattcgatgaagtgttgcaagtcaccccgcagTAGGGGTGGCTTACAACACCcatcattttgatattattttcataattttattattgttatttgtctgattatatgtctaatcactaataTTAGGACACATTAAAAGTATCATGTACTAGTAGAATGAATTAATCCTTCtaattcagaattattgagagagaaacttgaaaagtgttgcaagtcaccccgtttgACGGTACATAATAGTAGGGTTCTATTCAAACCTCAGAAGTTTTCTATTCGGAACCACTGGAGGATTCTATTCCGGAAACCCAATCTTCTGGAGAATTCTTTTTACAATCCTCGGAGGTTTCTATTTGATATTGTTAAGATAATAGGTATATATATATTCAGAATATTAAGGATTGGGAATTTATTTTGGGTGTGAAGGTATCAAGTAGCATCCATAAAGGACAATTTTAAACTACTCAAGAATTGCCTTCAGAATATCTGTTTTCTTGAAGTGTGttatttgaaattcgaaaagaattcctttcagtatCACTACAGAATTTCGAAATCTTTGGTGGATCACAATTGGAATAGCTACATGATTCTATGCATTcgaaattctacaagaatttaaTCTCGAAATCTTGTGGAACACTATTCGGAATCTCTGCAAGATTTCATTGCACACCCTGACCAACCTGACCCTGACCAAGGGAAATTCCAAATTGATTTCACTAGAAATCCCTTTAAAAATCTCATCAGACCCACAGAAGCATTCAATTGAAAATCCGTGTAGAATTCTATCAGGTATTTATATTCTGTTTTAAACCACTTAGGAATACAATTTGACTCCCTGGAGAGTGTCCGATCATTCCTGGCAAAATCAGTTTAATGTTCTCAAATGAACGTGATGTATAGAAACGGATATATGTACAAAAGAATATTGGCTGCCTGGAAAAAGGATCGGGTTTCCGGATGGGATGATTCTTGATATTGTAAAAGGTTCTTGACCTATGCTACAGCTATGTACATGTCGTAACAAATAAATACACATACTTATATACTCTTTTCTCATGGTCGATTGTCTCCTGCAGACTTAATACAAGCCTCTGATGGAAATCTTTATTCCACAGCCAAATCGAAAAAGTTTTTAACAGCCCATGAGGGCTTCTTAAAGTTACTTACACATGCTTAGTATCCTCTTTGGCGATGTGCAAGAGAACGATGTCTGGCGACGAAAGATAAACCACGAGCTCGTCTAACTCTACGACGAACGCAGTATCCAGAAAAGCTGGAGGGGTACGATGGACAGGGCAGTTGCAAGAACGCCGAACAGCAATCCAGCGAGCTTGGTGGGTGGACCAAGTACACGTCGATTTAATGAGTACGCGGCGCATCCGAGAATGAAGATATGTTGCCTCAAACCTGGAAAACAAAGGTCGTTTTAGGTGCGAACTGTTTTTAGATTTTCTTACCTTACCACTTAATTCCGGTTCCCAAAAGCGATTGGGATAAGTTGATGCGCTTACTCGTGCAACTGCTTGGCATCCGACGGAACTTCTGGGGTATTACCGTCGCTATCACCAGATAACAGGTGCCGGGGTTGCATTACGGCCGCCGCAATCACCGAGAGTtgtttatattttgttttttcttcttctatttttcaTTAAACAATCTCACcacactgcaaaaaaaaacatcttcgaggcgagaaaatattttaaaaaagacCGCCGAatcatttcaaataaaatatattttagttattaATGAATTATGAAATAGTTTTTCCCGAGGTTTTTCCTTCGCGATGAAGTGAAAAGATGTAAACACAAATCCAATTGAACACATATATCAAGACAaacttttcaaaacgacttatctgcttttgtaaacaaagattcaaacgacgatttgacgaaactgatagctctcccacgcaaacgtCTGACTTTACAATTGGGCACATAAAGTGACATTCCacttgatgtcaaaatcaaatgcGCAGTGCTGAAATCCTTCAGTCGAGCAGCAAATTCGATCAGTTGTATCATGTTTTTCAAAGGTGTTATTCGGCTGTCAGAAATGTATGGGAATATTAAATACCTTCGAAAAACATGttattggccgaataacaccaaAGCGCGAATAACATGTCATTCGACCGTAGTGTGGATATAGTATTAGATATTTTTATGAAACATATTGatttaaattattaattttgatGTTTTATATCTAATTACAATGAAAACTAGATTTGTTTACAATTGTCAGttccgcccttttgaaatgttgatgccgaaTTGATTTTTGAATCGCAGAAACAGGAGGTaaacaaaaatggaaatgacaactgttgtcaaactgacgtgatttgaattgaggggcttctcaatggtcgagtattgtaataattgtaatccgtcactccccaggggtatatagtggtgcccgAAAAAATGGCCACCACTCCGTAGTGTATGTTTTCTACATCCGAAAAATCCGTAAGTCACCGGCGTCAcaacggaatacagcaaccaaattgagagccgaaaatggtgaccgatacggaaacgagtgacgaaactaaaatgaatgcgctgcgcgggtgatcaaaatgctcgcgaccgataatgatgttcttaaggctccgtcagacgttgcaagcaaatcactcgtgcgAGCGAATAATTTCTGAGAGCACTCGCCATTGCAGTCACACGTAGCAGCTGTTCACCTTTTGCAAATGTcagatttactctcatgcaaatataaacaaaaaagaaaaacatgttttttcggTCAAAAAATCTAATTCCATTCCTATTTTTGCAGTGCAACGCTGCCATCTGAAAACGTTTTCACTTTTGCGAGCGAAAAATTTGCTAGTGCTACACTAGCAAGCGCAATTTTGTTTCAACGAGTTGCCAATTTTTAACGCTTAGCAGTCACACAATGCAAGCGAGCGTTTGCTTGCGAgttgtcatttgtttgcatgcaatcacttGCAGTGTAGTCAGACATGCAAATTTTTGACAGACGTTactttctgcgagcaaaatgctctctgcgagtgatttgcttgcaacgtctgacggagccttTAGAAAGTTAAGTCAAACTACCgatttataataaaaatgatctGGCCACCCTGAGTCAACTAccgatttcccaaaaaaaacctGACCGCCCCGGTTTTAAGNNNNNNNNNNNNNNNNNNNNNNCTTCAAGGTTAAACTCTATCAATATTTTGATGCAAAATTTGTATCAAACCACAGAGGattaatttgaattgggtttgtacacctgtgttcagaataatagcagcggaagccgtttttcatacaaaatggtcaactttgacaagttacaactttgtaccccgatgaccgaatgagctgaaattttggcagtgaactacaaatatgatgaattttacATATACTACGTACcaattttttcgaatgacgcgttcaaaaattacgcactaggtcaaattgttcaaaaaaaatactaatattgttatattggccaattgaaatgtaaaattcaacaatttatatttttttaattttaaacttagtgtctcgcagcacctgaattcaaattgataacattctaatcaattgttttattgatatttccaaaacaaaaactgctattattttgaacaatttgacctagtgcgtaatttttgaacgcgtctttcgaaaaaaatgatacTTACTATGTATAAAATTCATcttatttgtagttcactgccaaaatttcagctcaatcttTCATCGGGatgcaaagttacagcttgtcaaagttgaccattttgtatgaaaaacggcttccgctgctatgaTTCTGAGCACGAGCGTGATTAACTGCTCTAATTACACAGAGAATGAACAGATGAAGTTCGGGACtagcatcatcttcaatgtgaaAGTACTGATGTGACCCAACATGAAGCAATACCAGCGCTGTCCGTGTCTGAGTGctggtcaattaaggaatactGTGTCGGAAATTAAGAAATAAGTAAACACAGTAGTTCTAGTGAGTTTTTCCTTACCAATTATAGATTATGCACGACTAAAACTTTTTTGAGTATTCCTATAACCCCCCAATTAAGTTTCTGGAGCAATTCACGGATAAACTTTTTTATTGTGAAATTTTGAGGAATTGCTGCAGTAGCTTCCGAAAAAATGTAACAATATCTAGAGGAATTACCTGAAGGACTTCCGGATGAACTCCGAAGGaatcactgaaaaaaaaaactttgaagaaattcttgaagaatcttcctgaggaattcagggaggaatttttttttaacttttgatGTGATGAACTTCTTGTACAGGAATAATAACggtaataaagatttaaaaaaatattaaaaaaaacttttgaaggaattcaag
The window above is part of the Armigeres subalbatus isolate Guangzhou_Male unplaced genomic scaffold, GZ_Asu_2 Contig356, whole genome shotgun sequence genome. Proteins encoded here:
- the LOC134204030 gene encoding uncharacterized protein LOC134204030, with translation MQPRHLLSGDSDGNTPEVPSDAKQLHEFEATYLHSRMRRVLIKSTCTWSTHQARWIAVRRSCNCPVHRTPPAFLDTAFVVELDELVVYLSSPDIVLLHIAKEDTKHVYQRRALNIAERRLQRTLSNFMPSTDTNCKRVRGAAPGGIMGGPDQVFTVRQISQKCLEYNVPTHHLFIDFKAANT